A single genomic interval of Blastocatellia bacterium harbors:
- the tsaE gene encoding tRNA (adenosine(37)-N6)-threonylcarbamoyltransferase complex ATPase subunit type 1 TsaE, which yields MSPRQPVEMPPPKTTMTTRAGITGSFITRAPEETFALAEEIGRELSQPAIFLLIGDLGTGKTVFAKGLAAGLGIDPDDVTSPSFTFISQHRGRLRFYHIDLYRLEDARALSDHLGIEEILAEPAVVVIEWGDKLGRVVGPNVYTVELTWIDETTRDIKIRQQEVI from the coding sequence ATGTCGCCACGACAACCGGTGGAGATGCCTCCACCCAAAACAACCATGACCACCCGAGCGGGCATCACCGGAAGTTTCATCACGCGCGCGCCGGAGGAGACATTCGCGCTCGCCGAAGAGATCGGCCGCGAGCTTTCTCAGCCTGCGATTTTTTTGCTCATCGGCGATCTCGGCACCGGCAAGACAGTCTTCGCCAAAGGACTGGCGGCGGGTCTGGGAATTGATCCCGATGACGTCACCAGCCCCTCGTTCACCTTCATCAGCCAGCATCGGGGACGATTGCGGTTCTATCACATTGATCTCTATCGGCTGGAGGATGCGCGGGCTCTCTCCGATCACCTGGGGATCGAAGAGATTTTGGCTGAACCGGCGGTCGTCGTCATCGAATGGGGGGATAAACTTGGCCGTGTCGTCGGTCCCAATGTCTATACGGTCGAGCTGACCTGGATTGATGAAACAACCCGTGACATAAAAATTCGCCAACAGGAGGTCATCTGA